The sequence GGAGCCCTTGGTCAGCTTATTGGGGGAATGCTCATTGGATCCTCTGTTTTAAACATAGTAAGCTATTCTGAAGGAGTCCATTTAATAAGTGAGATGGGCGTGGTTTTGCTTCTATTTCTTGCCGGTCTTGAAACTGATGTTGAAGAATTTAAGAGCGTTGGAGTGCCTGCTTTTCTTATCGCCCTTGGTGGGGTTGTGGTCCCTTTCGCAATGGGCTATTACATATCCGAATGGTTTGGGTATGGAAGAACTGAAGCCTTGTTTCTGGGGGGAATTTTGACAGCTACAAGCGTTGGATTAACCGCAAGCATCCTAATGGAAATGAAAAGACTCCGGACAAAGGAAGGGACGGCAATTTTAGCCAGTGCCGTCGTTGATGATGTCCTTGGAATTATAGTTCTCACGACTCTAATTGCCATGCACAGAAAGGGGCATGTGTACATAGAGGACCTAGGAATTTTAATTGGGGAAATAGCGGTGTTCTTTATAGTCAGCTGGCTTGTTGGAAAACCAATTGTTAAAGAAGTCCTGCTCCTCTCTGAAAGAATCGACTTACCGGAAACTTTAACAGCATTTGCCCTTGCTTTAACCCTTATTTTTGCATATATAGCTGAGCAGTTTAGGATAGCAGGAATAACCGGAGCTTATTTAGCAGGAGTGCTGATAGCACAAACAGATGAGGCAAAGAGAATTAGTGACAAGATGATAACCCTTTCCTACTCCCTTTTCGTTCCCGTCTTCCTCGTGGGAATTGGAATAAAGACCGACATTAAAGTTCTTTTACATGCAGGGGCGTTTGCAGTTCTATATTCCATAATAGCAATAATAGGGAAAATCTTAGGCTGTGGAGCAGGGGCATTGATAGCTAAATTTAAACCTAAAGAGGCCCTTAGAGTCGGCGTTGGAATGATTCCCAGAATGGAAGTTGCGCTAATTATGGCCAACGTCGCCCTTACTGAAGGCGTCTTTGACAATAAATTATTCTCAATTCCTGTAACAATGGTCATGCTGACGACGTTTATAACCCCCCCACTCCTGAAGTGGGTGTTCTCGAGGGATTAATATGGAAACGCTTATTATGTTGGCTTTAATGCTGGCGATGGCAAAGCTCCTTGGATGGGTATTTGAAAAAATTGGCCAGCCTGTTGTTCTCGGTCAGATTCTTGGAGGACTGATTATAGGAGTTTTTGCAGAGAGCAACGAAACAATTAGAGAGTTCTCAAACCTTGGGGTTCTTTTACTCCTATTTCTTGCAGGTATTGAAAGCGACCTTCAAGAGTTTAGAAGGGTTGGGAGACCGAGTATCCTTGTCGCCGGTATTGGAGTTCTTTTCTCATTCATATTGGGATTTCTGGTAGCATATCCGTTTGTGGAGTTTCACGAGGCTCTGCTCTACGGTGCAATAATGACCCCCACGAGCGTCAGCATAACTGTAAGGGTTCTAATGGAGCTTAGAAGGCTTAGGACAAGGGAAGGCACTACTATTCTGGCAGCTGCCGTTGTTGATGATGTTCTTGGAATCCTTGTTCTTACAGTGATCATCTCCCTACTCCGCGAGGGTAGCATAGATTACAGAACCATTGTGGAAATCCTCGTAGAGGTTAGTGGTTTTCTGGCCATATTCCTATACCTCGGCCCTGTATTTGCAGAGAAAGCTTTTAAGAGAATCTCGCACATAGATTTGCCCGAATCAACAACGGCATTTGCGATTGTATTTTTGATACTGTTTGCATATATGGCTGAGCACCTAAACCTTGCTTCCATCTTAGGGGCGTACATGGTAGGTCTCACCATAGGACAAACAAGCTACAAAAAGCAGGTTGAAGATCATGTAAGTATCTTGGGTTATTCCCTGTTTATACCCATCTTTTTTGTTGAAGTCGGTATGAGAATCGAACTAAGTTACATACGTTACGCAAGTCTCTTCGCAGTTCTCTATACCATTATGGCAGTAGTAAGCAAAATAGCTGGATGTGGACTTGGAGCATACTTGGCAGGCTTTGATTTCAAAGCATCCTTGAGAATTGGTATTGGCATGATCCCAAGACTTGGAGTGGAGCTTGCCATGTTAACAATAGCGCTGTCAAGTGGAATCATAGGTTCTGAGGCATTGACTATCGCAATCTTCATGGTGTTCGTAACCACTATACTAACACCGCCTTTACTGAAATGGGCATATAAAAGGTAAACCAATTGACAAACTTGTAGAAAATCTATAATCCCATTCACCAAAGATTCTAAGGGAAATTATTTATATTTGTTAAGGATGATAAATAAATAGGGTAAAGTCCAAAGGTGGATTTTATGGTATATGTACTCGTTAAAGAAACGATATCAAAAGGGAAGCTGAAGGATTTGATAGTGCTAATAGGGGACAAAGAGAGAATAAACAACTTCATCTATGAAAACCTCAAAAAATTCTACAAGGATGGCGGGAGTTTTGTAAAGCGAAAAGAAACAGAAGATAGGCTTTACGAACTATGGGAGCTCCATAAACCAGATGGAGAAACTGTTGAGTTGCGATTTTATGTGTTCGGAGATGAGGACATAGACTCCATCAATATAATCGAATAAAAGTTGGTGCGGTGGCCGGGATTTGAACCCGGGTCACCGGCTTGGGAGGCCGGTGTCCTAGACCAGGCTAGACTACCACCGCTCAACAACAAATAATGAGAAAAGGGTTTAAAAGCTTTACTTTAAGCGCTCCAGAATTATAGCGGGACAGACCTTCGTAACACCGTCAATTTTTCCTATTTTGTTTGACATTATATCCGCGAGATCCTCTCCGTCCTTTGCCCATATTTCTGCCATTATCATGTGATCGCCACTTGAAAGGTAAAGCTCCTTAACGAAATCAAACTCCTTTAGTTTATTAGCCACTTCAAACAGCTTTTCCGGCTTAGTATCGACTCCAGTTATGCTTATCAGATTGTACCCGAGTTTTTGAGGATGTACCCTGATCGTATACTGCTGTATAATGCCCTTTTCTTCTAAAGCCCTAACCCTCTTTCTTACAGCCGTCTCGCTTATGCCCAAAACCTTAGCTATTTCCGTGAAAGGCGTCCTAGCGTCTTTTGTTAACATTTCAATTATTATCTTGTCCCTCTCATCTAGCATAAACTTCCCCCCGTAGTCATTTTGTCAAACAGGTATATTAACTTTGTTAAACCTTAGAGTTCATCTTTCAAACTTAATTTTGCAACAATTTCAACATGAGGAGTATGGGGAAACATATCAAGCCCGAGTATGCTTTCTATTGAGTACTCTTTTTTAAGCATTTCAATATTTTCAGCGAAGGTTTTAGGATTGCAAGAGACGTAAACTAAATTCTCGGGCAAATCGTTCAATATCTTCCTTATTAGCTTTGGATGTAGGCCGGCTCTCGGCGGATCGACTATGACCGTGTCATATGACCTTAAGCTTTCAACGTCTTTATCAGCGCCGACTCTAAACTCGGCATCAACGTTGTTTATTTCCACGTTTTTCTTAGCCATCTCGACTGCAAATGGGTTTATCTCAATGCCCTCCACCTTAAATCCTTTCTTGGCTAAGTATATTCCAAAAGTACCCACTCCCGAATAGAGATCAAGTACCTTTTCACCTTCAACAAGTTCTGCCACTTTCTTTACGAGGTTAACCGCCTGATAAGAGTTTGTTTGGAAAAATGAGTTGGGGTGAATTAAGTAAGTCACGTTGTCAAGGGTCTCTCTAATGAATTCCTCCCCCCAGAACTTTTTTGGCTCACCATAAGAGACATCGCTTTTTGTATTGTTGATGCTCCAATAAATGGAGTCAGCAAAACTAAAATACTGAGCAACTTCCTCTGGAAGTTCCCCCTCTGAAGTAACCAGATTCACCATAAGTTCCCCTGTGAATTTTCCTTCCCTAAGCACGATATATCTTAAAAATCCCTCACTTTTCTTTAAATCCCAAAGCTGAATACCAAAATCCTCTATAAACTCCCTCAAGGCATTCAACGCTTTCCTGCTGTTTTTTCCAAACACTTCACAATCTTCAATGTCAATTACATCCCACCAAGTTCCTCTTCTCCTAAACCCTATTCCCTTCGTGGTCGTCGCAACGTCAATTCTGTTTCGATGTCCATAAATTTTTGGAGATGGGACTACGTCTACTTCAGTGTTGAGGAGACGGGCAAGCTTCTCTTCTTTAAACTTTATCTGCTCTTCATAAGGGATATGCTGGAGCAAGCACCCTCCACACTGTCCAAAATACTGACAAACAGGGTCTGCTCTATTGGGAGAAAACTCAAGTATCTCATAGTCATGGGCGACGAGCTTTTTCTTTTCCCTATGCCACTTCCTTATTTCAACTACGTCACCTGGAGAAGTAAAAGGAACCAATATTGTTTTTTTATCAACTCTCGCCTCGCCAAATCCTTCCTCGCTTAGTCTTTCTATCTTCACTTTCATGTTTCAATGTTTTTTGAAGGTGTATAAAAAGATGCCGCCCCAATTTGGAAATTTTTTGCCATCATATTGTCACAATGCCAACTGAGTGAGGGGTAACCCTTATTAGTGATGAAGGGGGTAATAATAATGGTGTTTTCGTGATGGTTGCTAGAAAAGATGTCATATACAAACTCCTAGCAACTAAGAAAAAAGCTACTTCTCTGCAGAAATTGAGTGAAGAACTTGAAACCCCTATGCCACAACTTTTGCGCACCTTGAAAAATTTAGAATCCGAGGGGCTTGTTGAAATATCCTTTGGAGAGAACAAGGCTACAATAATGGTAAAAGCAAAAACTATTGAGGATTACTTCTGATTCTCTGCCTTTCCTTATATTCAAACAGTTCTCCAACGGTCACAAGGGAAATTAATGTATAGCCTTCCCTTGAGAGTGCCTCTTTTGCACCTTCTTCCCTGTCAACGACCACCATGATGGCAACGACCTTTGCGTCCTCTTCCTCCAAAGCTTTTGCGGCCCTTAAAACGCTATTTCCAGTCGTTGTGACGTCTTCCACTAAAAGAACCCTATCTCCTGCTTCCACAACCCCTTCAATCTGCCTTCCAGTACCGTAGCTTTTTTTCTTTTTACGCACGATCAGGATAGGCTTGCCCGTCTCCAAAGCCAGAGAAACGGCTATAGGCACTGCGCCCAACTCCGGCCCGGCTATTTTATCGTACTCAATGCCTAGCTCCTTAGCCTTTGAGCTCATAAGGGAGGCAATTAGCTTCAAAGCTTCGGGCTTGGTTATCAGCTTTTTAATGTTTATGTAGTAGTTACTCTCTTTCCCGGAGCTTAGAATGAAGTGGCCGAACTCTATGGCTTTCTCTTTGAATATCATCTCGATGAGTTTAGCTTTTTTCTTTGACATTTCCATGTAAATCCCCCCATCCATGCTCGAATATGTTAACAAAAAATTTATAAACCTTTGCCGAGTTACTTTGGTCGGGCTTTATGCGGTTCCAAGACGTGATTAGCATAAACGATTTTGGAAAAGAAGATATCGACTATGTTTTGAGGGTTGCAGAAAAGCTTGAAGCGGAACTTAAAGAAAAAGGAACCCTTGAATACGCAAAAGGAAAAGTTCTGGCAACCCTTTTCTTTGAGCCGTCAACAAGAACGAGATTGAGCTTTGAAAGCGCAATGCACAGACTAGGCGGGTCAGTCATAGGGTTTGCCGAGGCATCGAGCACGAGCATCAAAAAGGGAGAGAGCCTCATGGACACGATAAGAACGGTGGAAAACTACGCCGATGTGATAGTGATAAGGCACCCAAGGGAAGGCGCGGCAAGATTGGCCGCTGAAGTTGCCAGGGTTCCCGTAATAAACGCTGGGGACGGGGCAAACCAGCATCCCACGCAGACTTTGCTTGACCTCTACACGATCAAAAAAGAATTCGGGAGAATAGACGGTCTCAACATTGCCCTTCTTGGAGACCTCAAGTACGGAAGAACCGTGCACAGCCTTGCGAAGGCACTCTCTTACTACAACGTGAAGCTTTACTTTGTGGCTCCCAAAGGCTTGGAGATGCCAAGGCACATAGTTGAGGAAGTCTCAAGCAAAGTCGAAGTCGTGGAAACGAGCAAGCTGGAAGAGGTAATTCCCGAGATAGACGTGCTTTACGTGACAAGAATCCAAAAGGAGAGGTTCCCGGATCCCGCAGAGTACAACAAAATCAAGGGCTCGTACAGGGTGGATTTAAAAATCCTAGAGAATGCAAAAGATACGCTAAAAGTCATGCATCCCTTGCCGAGGGTTGATGAAATAGCGTATGAAGTTGATAACACAAAGTATTCTGCGTACTTTAGGCAGGTATGGAGCGGAATCCCGGTCAGAATGGCGCTTCTTGGCATCCTCTTGGAGGTGGTAGAATGAAGGAACTAAAGGTCTCAGCAATTAACAAAGGAACGGTAATAGACCACATACCAGCTGGCAGAGGCTTGAAAGTCCTTGAAATCCTCAATTTGCCTGAAGACAGCACGATACTTGTAGCCATAAACGTAAGAAGCGGAAAGCTTGGAAGAAAGGACATCATAAAAGTCGAAGGGAAGCTGCTTGATGAGGAAGAAGTCAACAAGATAGCCCTTATCGCTCCAACGGCTACGGTAAACATAATAGAGAACTGGGAAGTCAAAGAGAAAAGAAAGGTCGAGATACCCGAGGAAATAGTTGGAATCATAGAATGCGCGAATCCAAACTGCATAACTCACTACGAAGAAGTAAAGCCGAGGTTCAAGGTGATCTCAAAGAAGCCGCTCAAGCTAAGGTGCCACTACTGTGAGAGGACGATGGAAGAGGACATCGTGCTAAAACACCTGCTGTGATGGTCAAAATGATCATTAAAGGGGAAATACTCTCAAAGAGCTTCAAGGGGAATGGCTACATAGTAATCAAGGACGGGCTAATCAAGAGCGTCGGGCGGGAAAAGCCGAAGGGAAGCGTCGATATCGATGCAGAGGATAAGCTTGTTATTCCAGGTTTAATAGATATGCACGCTCATTTCAGGGAACCGGGATACGAGCATAGGGAGACAATAGAAACCGGTTCAAAGGCTGCCGCTCATGGGGGCGTCACAACCGTCGTCCTCATGCCAAACACGAATCCAGCGTTGGATAACCTCGAGACGATAAAGTACGTGAAAAAGAGGGCAGAGGAGATAGGGCTCGTTGACGTTCTCATAGCTGGAGCCATTACAAAGGGCAGAAAGGGGAAAGAGCTCACGAATTTCAAAAAGCTTGCAGAGTACGTTGTGGGATTTAGTGACGATGGAACAACACCTCAAAGCTTCAAAATATTTTTGGAGGCCGCAAAGCTGGCAAAAAGTGTAAACAAGCCGATTTTAGACCACGCGGAGATAGAAGAGCTATCCGGAGGAAGCATGAGGGAAGGGAACTTCTCAAGGCTTTACGGCATAAGCGGGATTCCAGATGTGGCTGAATCAATAGCCGTTGCAAGGGATGTGGAGGTGGCAAGGTACACTGCCGCTCACATCCACATCCAGCACCTCTCAACAAAGGCCTCCGTGGAGATAGTTAGGGAAGGGAAGAAGAGAGGAATTCCGGTGTCGGCTGAAGTTACCCATCACCATCTCATTTTTAAGGACGAAGACCTGAAAGACCGCTCTCCATTTAAAAAAGTCAACCCTCCCCTGCCGAGGGAAGAAGACCAGGAAGAGCTCATAAAAGGGCTCCTCGATGGCACGATAGAGGTAATAGCCAGCGACCATGCGCCATACTCCCTTGAGGAAAAGAGCGTGGACATTGAAAAAGCCCCCTTTGGGATAAGCGGCATTGAGACCCTGCTTTCCTCTTTGATTTTGATATCGAAGAGGCACGAGATTCCTTTTGAGGTTCTTCTGGAAAAGGTCACCTGCAATCCGGCAAAGCTGCTTAACCTTCCATTAAAAGGGGACATAAAACCGGGATACAAGGCGGATATAGTTATCCTAGACCCGGACAAAGAGTGGAGGGTTACGGAGAAAAGCCTGTTCTCAAAGGGCAAGAACACTCCTTTCCTCGGGAAAAGACTCCCTGGAGTAGTTGAGATGACTCTCAAAGAGGGCAAAATACTATACCGGGGGGATTAAGTTGATTGAAGCGGAGCTTGTAGAAAAGAAAATAGCAAGGGATTACGGTTTCTTTAAGTTTAAGCTTCAAGAAGAGCTGGAGAAACCCGATGCAGGACAGTTCGTAATGCTAAAAGCCTCTGACGAGCCAATTCTCGCAAAACCATTCTCCATCTATTCCTACAAAAACAGAGAGCTCACCCTTTTTATAAAGCGCGTTGGGAGGCTAACTGGAAAAATATTCTCCAGCCCCATAGGAGGAGTGTTCTATGTAAGGGGACCCTATGGAGTGCCCTACATTGAAAAAATCAGCAAAGATAAAAAATACATCCTTATTGGAGGGGGAAGCGGAATAGCACCTTTGAACTTCTTTTCAGAGCTTTATCCAAGGCTCGTTTACAAAAAGCTCTACGGGTTTAGGGAGAAATATATAAGGGAGCTTTTCGAAGATGAGGATCAGCAAAACCTTGTAATAGAGGAAGAAAGTGGAAAGACCGTTGTAGATGTGCTAATGGAAGTCTATTCAGAAGAGTTCGGGATTCTAGCGTGCGGTCCAGTTCCAATGTTGAAAAACCTTCCCTCAGGTTCATACGTCTCCCTTGAGGCCATAATGGGGTGTGGAATAGGAGCTTGCAAAAGCTGCGCCGTAAAGACAAAGGAGGGCATTAAAACGGTTTGTAAAGACGGCCCACTCTTTAGGAAGGAGGAGGTACTATGGGAGTGGATTTAAGCGTCGAGAGGTTTGGAATAAAGTTTGAGAATCCGCTAATCCTCGCCTCTGGACCGGCGGGATTCGGTTTTGAGCTTCTGCAGTATTTAGATCTCTCAAAGGTGGGCGCAATAACCCTGAAAACCGTCACGTTAAATCCCAGAGAAGGGAATGCTCCTCCGAGGCTCGTTGATACACACGGAGGGATAATAAACTCCATAGGCCTCCAAAATCCCGGCATTGGGGAATTTATTAACAGTATTGCCCCAAGGCTTAAAGAGATCAAGACAATCAAGATTGGAAGCATCGCGGGATTCAGCGTAGAGGAATGGAAGGTTCTGGGAGAAGAGATGGACAAAATAAAAGAAATAAAGGCAATCGAGCTCGATCTTTCGTGCCCCAATGTAAAAGGAAAGAAGATGTGGGCCAAAGATGAGAAGCTCACCCAAGAAGCGATAAAAGCCGTAAGGGAATCAACAGACAAGCCAATAATTGCCAAACTTGCACCGGATGTTACCGGTATAGTGGGAATAGCAAAGAAAGCTGTAGAGGCGGGAGCCGATGGTCTGAGCATTGGGAACACGATAGAGGCTATGCGAATAAACATCGAAACCGGATTGCCCGTTCTCAAACTCAAAACCGGCGGCTTGAGTGGTCCAGCTATAAAGCCCATTACACTCGCAAGGGTCTTTAAAGTGGCCGAAGCTTTAGATGTCCCTATTATAGGAATTGGGGGAGTTATGAACTGGAAAGATGCTTTAGAGTATGCGATGGCAGGTGCATCGCTTATTGGAATAGGCACTGCCCTCATGATAAATCCCCAGTCTCCGCTCGAAATTTTAGAGGGCATTGAACGCTTCCTCAGGCAAAAGGGAATTGAGAGGTTTGAGGATATAGTCGGAATAGCTCACCGAGGTGGGTTCCGATGTTTATCAAAAAATACAGGAAAGCGAGGGATAAGAACGCTTCAATATTGGTAGTCGGTCTTGACAGCGACGTTGAAAGAATAAAGGGATTCGACAGCGTGCTGGAATTCAATGAGCACATTGTAAAAGAAACGGCTGACTTGGTTTGCGGGTATAAAATAAACATCGCGTTCTACGAGAAGCTCGGCTGGAAAGGATACAAGGAGCTCGAAGAGACGATAGAACTCATAAAAAACGAAACGGATTTGCCGATAATACTCGATGCCAAAAGAGGTGACATAG comes from Thermococcus aggregans and encodes:
- a CDS encoding cation:proton antiporter, with translation MDVFLELAVILIVAKLFGYLATKVKMPGALGQLIGGMLIGSSVLNIVSYSEGVHLISEMGVVLLLFLAGLETDVEEFKSVGVPAFLIALGGVVVPFAMGYYISEWFGYGRTEALFLGGILTATSVGLTASILMEMKRLRTKEGTAILASAVVDDVLGIIVLTTLIAMHRKGHVYIEDLGILIGEIAVFFIVSWLVGKPIVKEVLLLSERIDLPETLTAFALALTLIFAYIAEQFRIAGITGAYLAGVLIAQTDEAKRISDKMITLSYSLFVPVFLVGIGIKTDIKVLLHAGAFAVLYSIIAIIGKILGCGAGALIAKFKPKEALRVGVGMIPRMEVALIMANVALTEGVFDNKLFSIPVTMVMLTTFITPPLLKWVFSRD
- a CDS encoding cation:proton antiporter, which translates into the protein METLIMLALMLAMAKLLGWVFEKIGQPVVLGQILGGLIIGVFAESNETIREFSNLGVLLLLFLAGIESDLQEFRRVGRPSILVAGIGVLFSFILGFLVAYPFVEFHEALLYGAIMTPTSVSITVRVLMELRRLRTREGTTILAAAVVDDVLGILVLTVIISLLREGSIDYRTIVEILVEVSGFLAIFLYLGPVFAEKAFKRISHIDLPESTTAFAIVFLILFAYMAEHLNLASILGAYMVGLTIGQTSYKKQVEDHVSILGYSLFIPIFFVEVGMRIELSYIRYASLFAVLYTIMAVVSKIAGCGLGAYLAGFDFKASLRIGIGMIPRLGVELAMLTIALSSGIIGSEALTIAIFMVFVTTILTPPLLKWAYKR
- the lrpA gene encoding HTH-type transcriptional regulator LrpA; protein product: MLDERDKIIIEMLTKDARTPFTEIAKVLGISETAVRKRVRALEEKGIIQQYTIRVHPQKLGYNLISITGVDTKPEKLFEVANKLKEFDFVKELYLSSGDHMIMAEIWAKDGEDLADIMSNKIGKIDGVTKVCPAIILERLK
- the rlmD gene encoding 23S rRNA (uracil(1939)-C(5))-methyltransferase RlmD — its product is MKVKIERLSEEGFGEARVDKKTILVPFTSPGDVVEIRKWHREKKKLVAHDYEILEFSPNRADPVCQYFGQCGGCLLQHIPYEEQIKFKEEKLARLLNTEVDVVPSPKIYGHRNRIDVATTTKGIGFRRRGTWWDVIDIEDCEVFGKNSRKALNALREFIEDFGIQLWDLKKSEGFLRYIVLREGKFTGELMVNLVTSEGELPEEVAQYFSFADSIYWSINNTKSDVSYGEPKKFWGEEFIRETLDNVTYLIHPNSFFQTNSYQAVNLVKKVAELVEGEKVLDLYSGVGTFGIYLAKKGFKVEGIEINPFAVEMAKKNVEINNVDAEFRVGADKDVESLRSYDTVIVDPPRAGLHPKLIRKILNDLPENLVYVSCNPKTFAENIEMLKKEYSIESILGLDMFPHTPHVEIVAKLSLKDEL
- a CDS encoding ArsR family transcriptional regulator; the protein is MVARKDVIYKLLATKKKATSLQKLSEELETPMPQLLRTLKNLESEGLVEISFGENKATIMVKAKTIEDYF
- the pyrE gene encoding orotate phosphoribosyltransferase, coding for MSKKKAKLIEMIFKEKAIEFGHFILSSGKESNYYINIKKLITKPEALKLIASLMSSKAKELGIEYDKIAGPELGAVPIAVSLALETGKPILIVRKKKKSYGTGRQIEGVVEAGDRVLLVEDVTTTGNSVLRAAKALEEEDAKVVAIMVVVDREEGAKEALSREGYTLISLVTVGELFEYKERQRIRSNPQ
- the pyrB gene encoding aspartate carbamoyltransferase; the protein is MRFQDVISINDFGKEDIDYVLRVAEKLEAELKEKGTLEYAKGKVLATLFFEPSTRTRLSFESAMHRLGGSVIGFAEASSTSIKKGESLMDTIRTVENYADVIVIRHPREGAARLAAEVARVPVINAGDGANQHPTQTLLDLYTIKKEFGRIDGLNIALLGDLKYGRTVHSLAKALSYYNVKLYFVAPKGLEMPRHIVEEVSSKVEVVETSKLEEVIPEIDVLYVTRIQKERFPDPAEYNKIKGSYRVDLKILENAKDTLKVMHPLPRVDEIAYEVDNTKYSAYFRQVWSGIPVRMALLGILLEVVE
- the pyrI gene encoding aspartate carbamoyltransferase regulatory subunit, which encodes MKELKVSAINKGTVIDHIPAGRGLKVLEILNLPEDSTILVAINVRSGKLGRKDIIKVEGKLLDEEEVNKIALIAPTATVNIIENWEVKEKRKVEIPEEIVGIIECANPNCITHYEEVKPRFKVISKKPLKLRCHYCERTMEEDIVLKHLL
- a CDS encoding dihydroorotase, encoding MIIKGEILSKSFKGNGYIVIKDGLIKSVGREKPKGSVDIDAEDKLVIPGLIDMHAHFREPGYEHRETIETGSKAAAHGGVTTVVLMPNTNPALDNLETIKYVKKRAEEIGLVDVLIAGAITKGRKGKELTNFKKLAEYVVGFSDDGTTPQSFKIFLEAAKLAKSVNKPILDHAEIEELSGGSMREGNFSRLYGISGIPDVAESIAVARDVEVARYTAAHIHIQHLSTKASVEIVREGKKRGIPVSAEVTHHHLIFKDEDLKDRSPFKKVNPPLPREEDQEELIKGLLDGTIEVIASDHAPYSLEEKSVDIEKAPFGISGIETLLSSLILISKRHEIPFEVLLEKVTCNPAKLLNLPLKGDIKPGYKADIVILDPDKEWRVTEKSLFSKGKNTPFLGKRLPGVVEMTLKEGKILYRGD
- a CDS encoding dihydroorotate dehydrogenase, producing MIEAELVEKKIARDYGFFKFKLQEELEKPDAGQFVMLKASDEPILAKPFSIYSYKNRELTLFIKRVGRLTGKIFSSPIGGVFYVRGPYGVPYIEKISKDKKYILIGGGSGIAPLNFFSELYPRLVYKKLYGFREKYIRELFEDEDQQNLVIEEESGKTVVDVLMEVYSEEFGILACGPVPMLKNLPSGSYVSLEAIMGCGIGACKSCAVKTKEGIKTVCKDGPLFRKEEVLWEWI
- a CDS encoding dihydroorotate dehydrogenase codes for the protein MGVDLSVERFGIKFENPLILASGPAGFGFELLQYLDLSKVGAITLKTVTLNPREGNAPPRLVDTHGGIINSIGLQNPGIGEFINSIAPRLKEIKTIKIGSIAGFSVEEWKVLGEEMDKIKEIKAIELDLSCPNVKGKKMWAKDEKLTQEAIKAVRESTDKPIIAKLAPDVTGIVGIAKKAVEAGADGLSIGNTIEAMRINIETGLPVLKLKTGGLSGPAIKPITLARVFKVAEALDVPIIGIGGVMNWKDALEYAMAGASLIGIGTALMINPQSPLEILEGIERFLRQKGIERFEDIVGIAHRGGFRCLSKNTGKRGIRTLQYW